CTCCTGACACTGCACGGCTGAGCCGCAGGAGTTATTTTCCCTGTCTTCCATCATCAATAAAAAAGCCACTACTCTCCTCGAATTTAGGtaagaaacagtttaaagaaACAGTATTTCTTAAAAACTCAAGCCTACTGCTAGTTATTTAGTAGGCATGGACTTAACAtggtctgttttccttttctgtttcttttcccagccAGTAGCTCAAAAGATGGAGTAGCTTAGTTGTAAAGTCCTGCCAGATTTCCTATGGTAACTGCTGTAGATGGACAAGGTAGGGTCCTACTGAAGGTTCAAACCTCAGGCAAAACTCTAACTTCTGAAAGCCTCATCACATCAGGCAACTCTGTCATTGTCCGTATTTAAAAATGCTAACAGTAAAGTGGCTTGTGGTCACTCTTTGTTACTGTAGCATCTGACCTCAGGGACTCAGACATAAAATCATGGTTCCATTCCGAGTTCTGGCGACAGAGTAGTGCCAGATATTTCTGAatacacaattttaaatgtttttaaccaCTTGGAAAGTATCGCCAACACACTATTTGGTGTTCACTCAACAGTCACTCTGAGGATCAAAGAACCTTAACTATCAATGCCTTACTTCACAAAATCTTATTATAACCAAGGATCTACCCTATGTctaataaaaaaattacacagCAACTTTTATCAAACAGCAACTACTACAAAGggaatgatagaaaaaaaaatgacttcacaaaaatacactaaaaaattTGACTAATGTATGCAGGAACCGCCAAAGTTTTAGTGTTTAATAGCACAACTGACCAAGGTCCAAGATGTGAAGTTACCATGTTCAGGAAacatggggggcaggggagggaaatcACTCTATAAACTAACTCTATAGTATGTGGTAAGAAGAATGCACACTTTATAATATAAAACCTGTCTACACAGAGTAGTTAGTTGCAAAAAGCCATCTGGCTTCTCTTGGCTTGTAAAAAGGGTGTTCCAGATTCCAGTGCAGATGAGCAACCTTCAACTCTTCTGTGTGGCAGGGATCTTGCTTTCCCCGTCCAGCTCTTCCACCCCGGCCTGTGTCATGAGGTCTGCGATGTTTTTCTCCAGGCCATCAATGCGACTGCTCATGTCATCAATTCTTCCAATGATCTGGTCAGACATGGTTTGAAATTTATCTTGCATCTGTTGCAGGAGTGTCTGCACCCCCGAGGTGAGATCCTGCACGGTCTTGGGTTCAGCCTCTGCCATCTCCCTGGTTCCCAGCTTGGCGGTGCTGTCTCAGACCGTCACCTACACTTCCATTTGTCCGCGCAGATGCCCCGTATGTGTGTATCTTAAATGTATAAACTGGAAGCATTCACTCCATTTGTGGGCCATGTAGAGTCTAAGTAGAGGGAAGACTTAGAaccacatttttcttccttttataactataaatagatTTAAAGTTAATATTGTCACCTGTTCACATAGTATGTGATTCAAATGAATATAGAAAGTACATATAAATACCTGGAGGAAGAATATTCGAGATTGAGAAAAGTGCAAGTGCAGTTCTTGTGGAGGCAACAGGCTCAGAACGATTGACAAATAGCCAGAAAGTAAGAGTGGCTAAAGCATTGTAAACATCGGAAGGGCAGCAGAAAATGAGGCAGGTGAGGTAGTCAGGTATTAGATGACATATAGCCCTGAAAGTCATGATAAAGTTTTGACTTATATACCCTAAGTGTGATGGGAAGTGAATAGCACCTAAAATGTCCTTGAAAATGCTATTTAAGTAAAAGTGCTTATTTAAATTGTACCTTATGTTTTGTACAATATTCAAAAAGTGAGAATTGTTAACAGAAGTTATGACTTCATTCGGAACTTAAATTACTTTATAAGACCCAGGCTTTCCTATTTCTAAAACACATATAAGATGACATATTAGGAAAAGCAATGTAATGATTACAAATGACATAATCCGATATAAGATTCTAGACAGAATTCTCCTATTTTGAGACTTCCGTATGTGTGATCTATATATCAAAGAGTACATAAAACACGTATGTGTGGTTTAATGAATAATTATAGCGTGAACTCGCATAACCATCACatagaaatagaatattaccaGCACCCCAGGAACCCTTGctatatgactttttaaaaaagagcttacCTAGTACTATAATCTGTGATAATTATCCACTTAAATGTCAACCGAGATCATGTGACCAATCTTTTTATGGGCAAAAGAAATGTTCCCTTAAGTCCATATTTAATTTCAATATGGAAATTGAGTACGTATCCACTTAAAATCTACTCACATTTCAGGATAGAGATGTTCTATCTCTAAGgcactaatttttaattttaaacaaaagataTATCAAGTTAATGAAAAAACCCCCAGAACTATATAGAGCTTGAAGAAAACACATACATCTTCATATATTTTTGTGAAAGCAAACCTAGTAGTGATAGCTTTAAGATAAAAAGCACctgattaaagtaaaataaaagtcattCAAAAGTTTAAGATCTCATTATAGGTTTCATTACAACAAATTAGGTAAAATGAGGAGacttctttgtttctctgtagTTTCTAGTACACGCTTAGCACTCAAATGTTAAATAGTAAATATGAATCAGGCTAATCACagcatatctaaaatatattttattaaatttaaacctacttaatattttatattataaaaacttGACATGTCACTGATTCATGaccttttataatattaaaaattaaacctaTGAAATCTAGatttctatatctttttttttttttttcccccagctcaAGTTTAATAAAACTACAGAAGACCAAAAGTGATACCCTACTACTATACACATCAGTTTGCCTGCTCCATAATACAGCTCAGGCCATTCCCTCCAGAGTAAGAAAGGCTGGCCTCCCCAATCCCTGCAGGAAAGGCCTGTCCTGTCCCACAGCACATCTGGGCTGAGTGTAAGGTCTTGTGTTTTAAGCATGACAATAGTACAAAAGAGGTTTTGTTCTCATGGCCACCTACTGCAGCCTGGCCCTAAAATGGCCCAGTGCTCACTTCTGCTTAGAGAaatattctttgcttttctgGACATCAGGCTTGATGGTATCACTGCCAGGCTTCCAGCCAGCTGGGCACACTTTTCCATGTTTGTCAGCAAACTGGAAAGCCTGAACTAGTCTCAGTGTCTCATCCACAGAACAGCCAACAGGAAGGTCATTTATGGTGATCTGTCGAAGGATACCTTTatcatcaataataaaaaggccCCTGAATGAGATGCCTTCATCGGCCTTTAAGACCCCATAGTCCTGAGCAATGGTGCACTTGGGGTCTGGTATCAAGGGAATGTTCATGGGTCCTAGTCCTCC
Above is a window of Balaenoptera acutorostrata chromosome 1, mBalAcu1.1, whole genome shotgun sequence DNA encoding:
- the LOC103006300 gene encoding heat shock factor-binding protein 1-like, yielding MAEAEPKTVQDLTSGVQTLLQQMQDKFQTMSDQIIGRIDDMSSRIDGLEKNIADLMTQAGVEELDGESKIPATQKS